A genomic stretch from Mycobacterium paraterrae includes:
- a CDS encoding cytochrome P450 produces the protein MKQRLHWLALHGFVRGGSSIAARRGDLQARLISDPAIKANPVPFYEDVRARGPLVRSRIGYITADHAIGHELLRSEDFRVLSIGSNLPAPLRWLELRTRDDLLHPLRPPSLLAVEPPDHTRYRKTVSSVFTHRAVAALRDGVERTAESLLDELSREPGVVDIVDRYCSQLPVAIISDILGVPDGDRQRILEFGELAAPSLDFGLPWPQYQRVQRGLIGFNVWLDSHLDKLRRAPGDDLMSQLIRKAESGSPDTYLDNDELRAVAGLVLAAGFETTVNLLGNGIRMLLDQPEHLITLRQRPELWPTAVEEILRLESPVQLTARFALRDTEIAGRTIGRGELVVVYVAAANRDPAVFPDPNTFDIERDNAGKHLAFSGGRHFCLGAALARAEGEVGLRAFFDRFPEVRSAGAGSRRDTRVLHGWSTLPVALGPARSMATR, from the coding sequence CTGAAGCAAAGACTGCACTGGCTGGCGCTGCACGGCTTTGTCCGCGGAGGTTCCTCGATCGCCGCCCGCCGGGGCGATCTCCAGGCCCGACTGATCTCCGACCCAGCCATCAAGGCGAACCCGGTGCCGTTCTACGAGGATGTGCGGGCCCGTGGACCGCTGGTGCGATCCCGTATCGGTTACATCACTGCGGATCACGCGATCGGGCACGAATTGCTGCGATCCGAAGACTTCCGGGTACTGTCGATCGGATCCAATCTGCCTGCCCCTCTGCGGTGGCTGGAACTGCGCACTCGCGACGACCTGCTGCATCCACTGCGCCCGCCCTCGCTGCTGGCCGTCGAGCCGCCGGATCACACCCGCTATCGCAAGACGGTGTCGTCGGTGTTCACCCATCGTGCCGTGGCCGCGCTGCGGGACGGAGTCGAACGGACCGCGGAGTCGTTGTTGGACGAGCTGTCTCGCGAACCGGGCGTCGTCGACATCGTCGACCGCTACTGCTCGCAACTCCCGGTGGCGATCATCAGCGACATCCTGGGAGTGCCCGACGGCGACCGGCAACGCATTCTCGAGTTCGGCGAACTCGCCGCGCCCAGTTTGGATTTCGGTCTGCCCTGGCCGCAGTACCAGCGTGTACAGCGCGGCCTGATTGGATTCAACGTCTGGCTAGACTCCCATCTGGACAAGCTGCGCCGCGCTCCCGGCGACGACCTGATGAGCCAGTTGATTCGTAAAGCCGAGAGCGGCTCGCCGGACACTTATCTGGACAACGACGAGCTTCGGGCGGTCGCCGGTTTGGTATTGGCCGCCGGGTTCGAGACCACGGTGAACCTGCTAGGCAACGGAATTCGCATGTTGCTGGACCAGCCCGAGCACCTGATCACTCTTCGCCAGCGTCCCGAGCTGTGGCCCACCGCCGTGGAGGAGATCCTCCGACTGGAGTCACCCGTCCAGCTGACTGCACGATTTGCACTGCGAGACACCGAGATCGCGGGCCGGACGATCGGTCGAGGCGAGCTGGTGGTGGTTTACGTCGCTGCGGCCAACCGTGATCCGGCCGTATTCCCCGACCCCAACACGTTCGACATCGAGCGCGACAACGCGGGCAAACACCTGGCGTTCTCCGGCGGTAGGCATTTCTGCCTGGGAGCGGCGCTCGCGCGCGCCGAAGGCGAAGTGGGTCTGCGGGCATTCTTCGACCGCTTCCCCGAGGTAAGGTCCGCGGGCGCGGGCAGTCGGCGTGATACCCGGGTTCTGCACGGGTGGTCGACGCTGCCGGTGGCCTTGGGCCCGGCCAGGTCGATGGCGACCCGCTAG
- a CDS encoding amidohydrolase family protein encodes MTAAALAEHIAGVRLIDQHMHGCWSAAGDRARFENALNEANTEPLADFDSGFDTQLGFAIRAHCAPLLGLSKHAEPRDYWHRRNQFSEAELAQIFLPAAGVSDWLVDTGYAEGVADIGHVADWSLGRAHEVVRLEQVAEQAAVSPGDYASEFERILSERAAGAAGTKSILAYRGGFDGDLTEPSATEVTVAAARWRDTGGVRLTDRVLLRYGLHQALRVGKPLQFHVGFGDRECDLRKANPLYLRDFLREAGETPVVLLHCYPYEREAGYLAQAFNNVYLDGGLSINHLGARAPAFIARLLELAPFRKIVYSSDGFGPAELHYLGAALWRNGIHRALSGFVDNGDWSLADAMRVVDLIAYQNAARLYRLAIKDEGTRV; translated from the coding sequence ATGACGGCCGCAGCGCTGGCCGAGCACATCGCCGGCGTGCGACTGATCGACCAGCACATGCATGGGTGCTGGTCGGCGGCGGGGGACAGGGCTCGGTTCGAGAATGCCCTCAACGAGGCCAACACCGAACCCCTCGCCGATTTCGACTCGGGCTTCGACACCCAACTTGGCTTCGCCATCCGCGCCCACTGCGCGCCGCTCTTGGGCCTGTCCAAACATGCCGAGCCGCGGGACTATTGGCATCGCCGCAACCAGTTCTCCGAGGCTGAACTCGCGCAGATTTTCCTACCCGCTGCCGGCGTGAGCGACTGGCTGGTCGACACCGGATACGCCGAGGGCGTCGCCGACATCGGCCACGTGGCCGACTGGTCACTCGGACGGGCGCACGAGGTGGTTCGGCTCGAACAGGTGGCCGAACAAGCGGCGGTTTCGCCAGGTGACTACGCATCGGAGTTCGAACGCATCCTGAGTGAGCGAGCCGCCGGCGCTGCCGGCACCAAGTCGATCCTGGCCTACCGTGGCGGATTCGACGGTGACCTGACCGAGCCGTCGGCGACCGAAGTCACCGTGGCCGCCGCCAGGTGGCGTGATACTGGCGGCGTTCGACTCACCGATCGAGTGCTGCTTCGCTACGGCCTGCATCAGGCGCTACGGGTAGGAAAACCGCTGCAGTTCCATGTCGGCTTCGGCGACCGGGAATGCGACCTGCGCAAAGCCAACCCGCTGTATCTGCGGGACTTTCTACGCGAAGCTGGCGAAACTCCGGTCGTGCTGCTGCACTGCTACCCCTACGAACGGGAGGCCGGTTACCTGGCTCAGGCATTCAACAACGTGTATCTCGACGGCGGCCTGAGCATCAACCACCTAGGTGCCCGAGCCCCCGCATTCATCGCCCGGCTGCTCGAACTGGCGCCGTTTCGCAAGATCGTCTACTCGTCGGACGGGTTCGGCCCGGCTGAGCTGCATTACCTCGGAGCAGCGTTGTGGCGCAACGGAATCCATCGAGCGCTGAGTGGCTTCGTCGACAACGGCGACTGGAGCCTTGCCGACGCGATGCGGGTGGTCGACCTGATTGCTTACCAGAATGCGGCCCGGCTTTACCGGCTGGCGATTAAGGACGAGGGCACCAGGGTATAG
- a CDS encoding acyl-CoA thioesterase yields the protein MTSAPVITLDQLLDSLELEQVNAEFFVGNQLDEIAHHISGGHIAAQALMAASRTVVDRLPHSMHMYFLRAGDARQPVDFEVTTLHDGGTFSARRVAARQFGSVLLEGVASFSKDVENIVYQQLPPDLPDPDTVPTFAEQHRELADERDGWWVREQPIDYRYVDPSARLAADLVEQPSAGIRMWWRPSGIAPSDPIVADCLTAFVAGRTLLESAMIARRTTPLGPGFSALMDLAMWFHHPPDLSDWILYQQHSPSGIGGRGLAQGTMFNRTGQLVCTTTLECYFGGKPRG from the coding sequence GTGACTTCTGCGCCCGTCATCACCCTCGATCAACTCCTCGACAGCCTCGAGCTCGAACAGGTCAACGCCGAGTTCTTCGTCGGAAACCAACTCGACGAAATCGCGCACCACATCTCCGGCGGACACATCGCCGCGCAGGCCTTGATGGCGGCGAGCCGGACGGTTGTCGACCGCTTGCCGCACAGCATGCACATGTACTTCTTGCGTGCCGGCGACGCCCGCCAACCCGTGGATTTCGAGGTCACGACGCTGCATGACGGGGGCACCTTTTCGGCTCGCCGGGTCGCCGCCCGCCAGTTCGGGTCGGTACTACTCGAGGGCGTCGCCTCGTTCAGCAAGGACGTCGAAAATATTGTCTATCAACAACTTCCGCCGGATTTGCCCGACCCCGACACCGTCCCGACCTTCGCTGAACAGCACCGGGAACTGGCCGACGAACGGGATGGCTGGTGGGTACGCGAACAACCCATCGATTACCGCTACGTCGATCCGTCGGCCCGGCTCGCCGCCGACCTCGTCGAGCAGCCATCGGCCGGCATCCGAATGTGGTGGCGGCCCAGCGGCATCGCTCCGTCCGACCCGATCGTCGCCGATTGCCTGACGGCATTCGTCGCCGGCCGCACACTGCTGGAGTCGGCGATGATCGCTCGCCGCACCACTCCACTTGGTCCCGGGTTCTCGGCGCTGATGGACCTGGCGATGTGGTTCCACCACCCGCCTGACCTATCGGATTGGATTCTCTACCAACAGCACTCACCCAGCGGCATCGGTGGGCGGGGTCTGGCGCAGGGCACGATGTTCAACCGCACCGGCCAATTGGTGTGCACCACGACGCTCGAGTGCTATTTCGGCGGGAAGCCCCGAGGCTAG
- a CDS encoding SRPBCC family protein → MRVERRCVIDTDRDTVWKIVSDPENYPSFMTRLERWDSANDQPPGVGARYLVHWKIGSVPVGGLIEFVEFDDPRDLAWVGITGVNMRGRIRLRDAGDGKTKVTFRLSYQAPGGFWGYIADRVAVGQVGRIASDTLKRLKVLAELGG, encoded by the coding sequence ATGCGCGTCGAACGCCGCTGTGTCATCGACACCGATCGCGACACGGTGTGGAAGATCGTTAGTGACCCGGAGAATTATCCGTCGTTCATGACGCGACTGGAGCGTTGGGACAGCGCCAACGATCAGCCGCCGGGCGTCGGCGCTCGTTACCTTGTCCATTGGAAGATCGGCTCGGTTCCGGTCGGCGGGCTGATCGAGTTCGTCGAGTTCGACGACCCGCGCGATCTGGCCTGGGTGGGCATTACCGGGGTGAACATGAGGGGCCGTATCCGGTTGCGCGACGCGGGGGACGGCAAGACGAAAGTGACGTTCCGGTTGTCGTATCAGGCGCCGGGCGGCTTCTGGGGCTACATCGCCGACCGGGTCGCGGTGGGCCAGGTGGGTCGCATCGCATCCGACACCCTCAAGAGGCTCAAGGTGCTCGCCGAACTCGGCGGCTGA
- a CDS encoding SRPBCC family protein: MQGSATVHMAAPADRIWNLITDVHSIGRYSPEVFEAEWLDGATGPSLGGRFRGHVKRNELGPVYWTVCRITACEPGREFGFEVLVGDRAVNNWHYQLTPAGDGTDVTESFRMTSSPFVGIYYWVFGGWLRTRRNVRDMTKTLTRIKDVAEG, translated from the coding sequence ATGCAGGGTTCAGCGACCGTCCATATGGCCGCTCCTGCCGACCGAATCTGGAACCTGATCACCGACGTTCACAGCATCGGCCGGTACTCCCCCGAAGTGTTCGAAGCCGAATGGCTGGACGGCGCCACCGGACCCTCCCTGGGCGGGCGATTCCGCGGCCACGTCAAACGCAATGAGCTGGGCCCGGTCTATTGGACGGTCTGCCGCATCACGGCCTGCGAGCCCGGCCGCGAATTCGGTTTCGAGGTGCTCGTCGGCGACCGCGCGGTGAACAACTGGCACTACCAATTGACGCCCGCCGGTGACGGCACCGACGTCACGGAGTCGTTCCGGATGACGTCGTCACCATTCGTTGGCATCTATTACTGGGTGTTCGGCGGCTGGTTGAGGACCCGTCGCAATGTGCGCGACATGACCAAGACGTTGACTCGAATCAAGGACGTGGCCGAGGGATAA
- a CDS encoding CocE/NonD family hydrolase, which yields MPTLRSRRKRTRVTSPSPLSPPWTPRAAQYGVGIHHNVAVPMSDGVNLRVDIHHPTDLVTGEPAPGPFPVLMSLTPYGKKAPPPAAQIGGGATPFLIKRGYIEVMVDVRGCGVSEGEFQMFGERQAQDGVELVEWASTLPHANGRVGMFGVSYLAINQLFTAAAVGPNSPLKAIFPVMAARDFYRDAAAMGGAPHLRTIRAYGGVYNLLNVVNPMLEVINRGKHPRPRAGGIAGVRKRGRAQRGYFGPLIADAVAGGETAFDEEFWKDLRPATVIPQIVANKVAVFLVGGWHDAFQRGVPLNYAALQNAFAGRPDEQPMRPGQPVSEDLRLMMGPWYHVTMYGNLHLQAVQLRWFDYWLNDDAEAQISGPPLTFQPIGSPRWFHVRGYPLERATPTRFYLSDGGRLTADPAPETSTATVKYVGRGPVAGRSVEQWTLGMTSFIRSQRGGQTRYDQDNRRVQRGALTYTTEVFTAPTLIAGPVTLTLNATADTTESLFVAHIDDVGPDGSSRPLTQGALLGSHRELDPERTWYLDDGTVLKPHHISTRAAVKPVVPGELTRYDIEIFPTAALLAPGHRLRLTVTTFDFPHLVPTAPARKALAGGTYRVHQGGATPSHLLIPVADPNALD from the coding sequence ATGCCAACGCTGCGATCACGACGCAAGCGCACCCGAGTAACCAGCCCGTCGCCGTTGTCGCCGCCGTGGACGCCCAGAGCGGCGCAGTACGGGGTAGGCATTCACCACAACGTCGCGGTACCGATGAGCGACGGCGTCAACCTTCGGGTCGACATTCATCACCCGACCGACCTCGTCACCGGGGAGCCCGCGCCCGGACCGTTCCCGGTACTGATGTCGCTGACGCCCTACGGCAAGAAGGCCCCGCCACCCGCCGCGCAGATCGGCGGCGGCGCCACCCCATTTCTGATCAAACGCGGCTATATCGAGGTGATGGTCGACGTCCGGGGCTGCGGCGTCTCCGAGGGTGAGTTCCAGATGTTCGGCGAGCGGCAGGCCCAAGACGGCGTCGAGCTGGTCGAGTGGGCGTCGACACTGCCACACGCCAACGGTCGGGTCGGCATGTTCGGAGTGTCGTATCTGGCGATCAACCAACTCTTCACCGCCGCGGCGGTCGGGCCGAATTCACCGCTCAAGGCGATCTTTCCGGTGATGGCGGCCCGCGACTTCTATCGCGATGCGGCGGCAATGGGCGGAGCACCGCACCTGCGCACGATCCGCGCCTATGGCGGGGTCTACAACCTCCTCAACGTCGTGAACCCGATGCTGGAGGTGATCAATCGCGGCAAGCATCCCCGGCCGCGGGCCGGCGGCATCGCCGGTGTGCGCAAGCGCGGACGCGCGCAGCGGGGCTACTTCGGCCCGTTGATCGCCGACGCGGTGGCCGGCGGGGAGACAGCGTTCGACGAGGAGTTCTGGAAGGACCTACGGCCGGCAACGGTGATCCCACAGATCGTCGCCAACAAGGTGGCAGTTTTCCTGGTCGGCGGCTGGCACGACGCTTTCCAGCGGGGAGTGCCGTTGAATTACGCCGCGCTACAGAACGCGTTCGCCGGGCGCCCCGACGAGCAGCCCATGCGGCCCGGCCAGCCGGTCTCCGAGGACCTGCGGCTGATGATGGGTCCCTGGTATCACGTCACGATGTACGGCAACCTGCACCTGCAGGCGGTACAACTGCGCTGGTTCGACTACTGGCTCAACGACGACGCCGAAGCCCAGATCTCGGGGCCACCGCTGACCTTCCAGCCGATCGGCAGTCCGCGCTGGTTCCATGTCCGGGGGTATCCGCTCGAGCGAGCGACGCCCACCCGGTTCTACCTGTCGGACGGCGGTCGGCTCACCGCGGACCCTGCGCCTGAGACATCAACGGCCACAGTCAAATACGTAGGCCGAGGCCCGGTGGCCGGCCGCAGCGTCGAACAGTGGACGCTTGGCATGACCAGCTTTATCCGCAGCCAGCGCGGTGGGCAGACCCGCTACGACCAAGACAACCGCCGCGTGCAGCGTGGCGCGCTGACCTACACCACCGAGGTGTTCACTGCGCCGACCCTGATCGCGGGACCGGTCACACTGACGTTGAACGCCACCGCCGATACCACCGAGTCACTGTTTGTCGCGCACATCGACGACGTGGGACCCGACGGCTCGTCGCGTCCCCTGACCCAGGGCGCGCTGCTTGGTTCGCACCGCGAGTTGGATCCCGAGCGCACCTGGTACCTCGACGACGGCACGGTTCTCAAGCCCCACCACATCAGCACCAGGGCGGCGGTCAAGCCCGTTGTGCCCGGCGAATTGACACGCTATGACATCGAGATCTTCCCGACCGCTGCACTGCTCGCACCCGGCCATCGGCTGCGGTTGACAGTGACCACGTTCGACTTCCCGCACCTTGTGCCGACGGCGCCAGCGCGAAAAGCGCTCGCGGGCGGCACATATCGAGTGCACCAGGGCGGCGCCACGCCGTCGCATCTGCTGATCCCGGTCGCCGACCCGAACGCTCTCGACTGA
- a CDS encoding nuclear transport factor 2 family protein, with protein MSVDDAVLGLWKALSGRDWEAVKTFLSADCIYVDMPVGPTLAARGPDDIVKRLKVGLEPLAGYRNHDGVLVSNGADAMYEHSETWNWSSGETAVLQFVSVHRVEDGKVTLWKDYWDMGGLTNHAPSTWMEDLATADTSWVFDATGLI; from the coding sequence ATGTCAGTTGACGATGCGGTGTTGGGTTTGTGGAAGGCGCTGTCAGGGCGTGACTGGGAAGCCGTGAAGACCTTCCTGTCCGCGGACTGCATCTACGTCGATATGCCCGTCGGACCGACGCTGGCCGCTCGAGGTCCCGACGACATCGTCAAGCGACTCAAGGTCGGCCTCGAACCACTGGCGGGCTACCGGAACCACGACGGGGTGCTCGTGTCGAACGGGGCCGACGCCATGTACGAGCATTCCGAGACGTGGAACTGGTCGAGCGGGGAAACCGCTGTGCTGCAATTTGTTTCGGTGCACCGCGTCGAAGACGGCAAAGTGACGCTGTGGAAGGATTATTGGGACATGGGCGGGCTGACCAACCACGCTCCGTCCACGTGGATGGAGGATCTCGCGACGGCGGACACCTCGTGGGTCTTCGACGCGACGGGGCTCATCTGA
- a CDS encoding lysophospholipid acyltransferase family protein, producing the protein MAGLAEALEWAREQVTSRVPKADLDQRDPDYIREQLPMTWLFASLYFRADVQHLDRIPAEGPVLLVGNHSGGNVPPDTFVFTLAFCSYFGVERPFYQLAHNLVVSAPPLGWLRKFGTVAANHDNARLALESGAALLVYPGGDYEVFRPSWERHKVDFDGRMGYVKLAREAGVPIVPVASVGGQEAALFLSRGQWLAKLLRADKVLRLKSIPISLALPWGLNVSDLAGHIPLPTKISIEVQHPIEVDGDDQAVHDKVMASLQGGVDRLAARRRFPVIG; encoded by the coding sequence ATGGCCGGTCTAGCAGAGGCGCTGGAGTGGGCCCGCGAGCAAGTGACATCGCGGGTCCCTAAAGCTGACCTTGACCAGCGCGATCCCGATTACATTCGCGAACAGTTGCCCATGACGTGGTTGTTCGCTTCCCTGTATTTCCGTGCCGACGTGCAACATCTCGATCGTATTCCCGCAGAGGGCCCGGTGTTATTGGTCGGCAACCACAGCGGCGGCAACGTGCCTCCTGACACTTTCGTATTCACGCTCGCGTTCTGCTCATACTTCGGCGTGGAACGGCCGTTCTATCAACTGGCCCACAATCTCGTCGTCTCCGCGCCGCCTCTGGGATGGTTGCGGAAGTTCGGAACCGTGGCGGCCAACCACGACAACGCCCGCCTCGCTTTGGAGTCCGGGGCGGCACTGCTGGTCTATCCGGGCGGCGACTACGAGGTCTTTCGGCCGTCGTGGGAGCGGCACAAGGTCGACTTCGACGGACGAATGGGCTACGTGAAGCTGGCGCGCGAGGCCGGGGTGCCGATCGTGCCGGTGGCCAGCGTGGGAGGTCAGGAAGCCGCGTTGTTCTTGTCTCGCGGGCAGTGGCTGGCCAAGCTGCTGCGGGCCGACAAAGTGCTGCGGCTCAAGAGCATTCCGATCTCGTTGGCGCTGCCGTGGGGTCTCAATGTCAGTGACCTGGCGGGCCACATCCCGCTGCCCACCAAGATCTCGATCGAAGTTCAGCATCCCATCGAGGTCGACGGCGACGATCAGGCCGTTCACGACAAAGTGATGGCCAGCCTGCAAGGCGGGGTAGACCGCCTTGCCGCGCGGCGGCGTTTCCCGGTGATCGGCTGA
- a CDS encoding dienelactone hydrolase family protein, with amino-acid sequence MTSLQQYIAEEIATDHVEGLLSRREAMRRLALMGLTSGAAAALIAACGNDEARPLHSSSGEGVEAPGAKRALPTEPITWAGPRGELQGAWAQAHNARRGVLVIHENKGLTDWVHSVAERFAGAGYSALAIDLLSEEGGTGQFSDPAKATAALAAAPQDRFLADLNSGITELQNRVPGGKLAVVGFCFGGGLVWQLLASHNARLSAAVPFYGPLPDNPDFSGDRATAVLAFYGALDKRVTNSEPAARAALERAGLIHDLVIEPDADHAFFNDGGPRYNAAASADAWRRTLEWFGRYLS; translated from the coding sequence ATGACTTCTTTACAGCAATACATCGCCGAAGAGATTGCCACCGACCACGTCGAAGGATTGCTGAGCAGACGAGAAGCCATGCGCCGGTTGGCACTAATGGGTTTGACCAGCGGTGCGGCGGCCGCGTTGATCGCGGCGTGCGGCAACGACGAGGCCCGGCCGCTGCATTCGAGTTCGGGCGAGGGAGTCGAGGCACCTGGCGCCAAGCGTGCGCTGCCTACCGAGCCGATCACCTGGGCGGGCCCACGCGGAGAATTGCAAGGCGCGTGGGCGCAGGCGCACAATGCCCGCCGCGGGGTGTTGGTGATCCACGAGAACAAGGGACTGACCGACTGGGTCCATTCGGTGGCCGAGCGATTCGCCGGGGCCGGTTACTCCGCCCTGGCGATCGACTTGCTGTCCGAAGAGGGTGGGACGGGCCAGTTCTCCGATCCCGCCAAAGCCACCGCCGCGCTGGCCGCGGCGCCCCAGGATCGGTTTCTCGCCGACTTGAACTCCGGCATCACCGAATTGCAGAACCGGGTACCCGGCGGCAAGCTCGCGGTGGTCGGCTTTTGCTTCGGCGGCGGGCTGGTGTGGCAACTGTTGGCGTCGCATAACGCGCGACTGTCCGCCGCGGTGCCTTTCTACGGCCCACTGCCCGACAACCCCGATTTCAGCGGCGACAGAGCCACCGCCGTGCTGGCGTTCTACGGCGCCCTGGACAAGCGCGTCACGAATTCCGAGCCGGCGGCCAGAGCGGCGCTCGAGCGTGCCGGGCTGATCCACGACCTCGTGATCGAACCCGACGCCGATCATGCCTTTTTCAACGACGGCGGACCGCGCTACAACGCGGCGGCTTCCGCCGACGCCTGGCGGCGGACCCTGGAATGGTTTGGCCGTTACCTGTCTTAG
- a CDS encoding glutamine synthetase family protein — MTTTPLAAAAIAQLEAEGVDAVIGTVTNPAGLTQAKTVPIRRSNAFADPGLGASPVWHAFAIDHTGIAFTDHIGVIGDQRVRIDLSALRILGDGLAWAPASFFEQDGAPVAECSRTALGRIESALADAGLEALVGHELEFLLVQADGHPLPSTVWAQYGLAGVLEHEAFVRDVIAATSLSGIGIEQLHPEYGTNQFEISLTPQSPVASVDQLVLTRIIVSRIARRHGMRVSLSPTPFVGDAGCGAHQHFSLRNAAGPLFSDGVGAHGMTSSGESAIAGLLRGLPEAQGLLCGSIVSGLRLHPGNWAGTYVCWGTENREAAVRFVAGGPGSPYGGNVEVKAVDPSANPYFAAAVILGLALDGIEHNAVLPQEVKVDPATLSDTDRDKAGIELLSTSQPQVIAALDKSQLVRAILGDAAVDATVAVRRFEHDNYAHLNREQLADKFRMAWSV; from the coding sequence ATGACAACCACACCGCTCGCCGCCGCGGCCATCGCCCAACTCGAGGCCGAGGGAGTCGACGCGGTCATCGGCACGGTGACCAATCCGGCCGGTCTCACCCAGGCCAAGACCGTTCCCATCCGCCGCTCCAATGCGTTCGCCGATCCGGGGCTCGGCGCCAGCCCGGTATGGCACGCGTTCGCTATCGACCACACCGGTATCGCTTTTACCGACCACATCGGCGTCATAGGCGATCAACGGGTTCGAATTGATTTGTCGGCGTTGCGGATTCTCGGCGACGGGCTCGCCTGGGCGCCCGCTTCGTTTTTCGAACAGGACGGCGCGCCGGTCGCGGAATGCAGTCGCACGGCGCTCGGACGTATCGAGTCGGCGCTCGCCGACGCGGGCCTCGAGGCGTTGGTCGGTCACGAACTCGAATTCCTTCTCGTTCAGGCGGACGGGCACCCGCTGCCGTCAACCGTGTGGGCGCAGTACGGCTTGGCCGGTGTGCTGGAGCACGAGGCCTTCGTCCGGGACGTCATCGCGGCGACGTCGCTGTCTGGCATCGGAATCGAGCAACTGCATCCGGAGTACGGAACCAATCAATTCGAGATTTCCTTGACACCGCAGTCACCCGTTGCGTCGGTCGACCAGCTGGTGCTCACCCGAATCATCGTCAGCCGAATCGCCCGCCGGCACGGCATGCGGGTGAGCCTCTCACCGACACCATTCGTCGGCGACGCCGGATGTGGTGCCCATCAACACTTCTCGCTCCGCAACGCGGCCGGCCCGTTGTTCTCCGACGGGGTTGGGGCACACGGGATGACCAGCAGCGGCGAGAGCGCCATCGCGGGACTGCTACGCGGACTGCCCGAGGCTCAAGGGCTGCTCTGCGGCTCGATCGTCTCGGGGTTGCGACTGCATCCGGGTAACTGGGCGGGAACCTACGTCTGCTGGGGCACCGAGAACCGCGAAGCCGCAGTACGATTCGTCGCCGGTGGGCCTGGCAGCCCCTACGGCGGCAACGTCGAAGTCAAAGCGGTCGACCCGTCGGCCAACCCCTACTTCGCGGCCGCCGTGATCCTCGGCCTGGCGTTGGACGGCATCGAGCACAATGCGGTGTTGCCGCAGGAGGTCAAGGTCGACCCGGCGACACTCAGCGACACCGACCGGGACAAAGCGGGCATCGAGCTGCTGTCCACGTCGCAGCCGCAGGTGATTGCGGCGCTGGACAAGTCGCAGCTAGTACGCGCCATCCTGGGCGATGCCGCGGTCGACGCCACGGTGGCGGTCCGGCGCTTCGAGCACGACAACTACGCCCACCTCAATCGCGAACAGCTCGCCGACAAGTTTCGGATGGCCTGGAGCGTATGA
- a CDS encoding esterase family protein: MANVSEKMRGWMRRLSVAAFAAAALPGLVTLVGEAPTAAAFSRPGLPVEYLQVPSASMGRSIKVQFQSGGNGSPAVYLLDGLRAQDDYNGWDINTPAFEWYYQSGLSIVMPVGGQSSFYTDWYNPACGKAGCSTYKWETFLTSELPNYLASEKSVKSTGSAAVGISMAGSSAMNLAIYHPAQFTYAGSLSGYLSPSTGQSWIGLAMGDAGGYKKEDMWGPDSDPAWVRNDPTVNVGQLVAHNTRLWVYCGNGTANQLGGDNLPAKFLESNFMIGGNKKFEEAYNAAGGHNAVFNFPPSGTHSWEYWGQQLNAMKPDLQQSLGAHAA, from the coding sequence ATGGCAAATGTAAGCGAGAAGATGCGCGGCTGGATGAGGCGGCTTTCCGTCGCCGCATTTGCAGCCGCCGCCCTCCCGGGGCTGGTCACGCTGGTCGGTGAGGCACCGACAGCTGCGGCCTTCTCCCGGCCGGGACTTCCCGTTGAATACCTGCAGGTGCCGTCGGCATCGATGGGCCGCAGCATCAAGGTGCAATTCCAGAGCGGCGGCAACGGCTCGCCGGCGGTCTACCTCCTCGACGGCCTTCGCGCCCAGGACGACTACAACGGTTGGGACATCAACACCCCCGCCTTCGAGTGGTACTACCAGTCCGGTCTATCGATCGTCATGCCGGTGGGTGGGCAGTCCAGCTTTTACACGGACTGGTACAACCCGGCCTGCGGCAAGGCCGGTTGCTCCACTTACAAGTGGGAGACCTTCCTGACCAGCGAGCTGCCGAACTACCTGGCATCGGAGAAGAGCGTCAAGTCGACGGGCAGCGCCGCGGTCGGCATCTCGATGGCGGGATCGTCGGCGATGAACCTGGCCATTTACCACCCGGCCCAGTTCACTTACGCAGGCTCGCTGTCGGGATACCTCAGCCCCTCGACGGGGCAGAGCTGGATCGGCCTGGCCATGGGCGACGCCGGTGGCTACAAGAAGGAAGACATGTGGGGCCCGGACAGCGATCCGGCCTGGGTGCGGAACGACCCCACCGTCAACGTCGGGCAGCTTGTTGCCCACAACACGCGACTCTGGGTGTACTGCGGCAACGGAACCGCCAACCAGCTGGGTGGCGACAACCTGCCGGCCAAGTTCCTGGAGAGCAACTTCATGATCGGCGGCAACAAGAAATTTGAAGAGGCCTACAACGCCGCGGGCGGCCACAACGCCGTGTTCAACTTCCCGCCGTCAGGTACTCACAGCTGGGAGTACTGGGGCCAGCAGCTCAACGCGATGAAGCCCGACCTGCAGCAGTCGCTGGGTGCTCACGCGGCCTGA